The genomic window TGTCTCAGCTGTAGTTTCACCAAGTACACCTGCAATTTCTTGTGCTACTCTCATCTGCCTTTCTATAACATCCTGAGCAGCATTTAAAGTGTTCTTTTTTACTCTATTCAACTCTCTTTTATTTTTCTCCTCATCCATTATATCTGTAAGAGCTGCCAGTATTAAGTTCTCTTTATGCAAATACATTATATTAATCATAAACGCAGCATTATATTGAGGATAACATACTTTTTTTCCTATAATACTCTCTCCACTATCTCTCACCATTCTAAAATCACTATCATCTATTAATAAGCTAAGAGGCCTTCCTAAAATATTTTGAGATTGAACACAAAATGCTTGCTGAGCAGCTGGATTAATTTCTACAATATTGATGTCTTCGTCTACCATAATTATGCCATTAGCTGTATTTTCAATAACTACATTACTTAAGCTTTCTGCTTTACTCCTCATAAAATGAAGACACATATCCGTTTCAGCCATTCCTTCAAAAACAGCCTTAGCTTTCTCTATACATGTATCATATCCACAAACTCCACAGTTAAGTTTATCCTCTTTTGCAACCTTCCCCATTTTTTTCATTATCTTATCTAAATCTTCTTTTGATGGAATTGGTCTATCAAATGTCATCTTATTGAATTTCCTTTCAAAAGATATACCATCTAATACATTTTCTTTATAATTATCTATTTTATTGTGTTTTAATCCTTTCTTATAAATATATTCTTTGGTTTTTTGAAGTCTTTTATAATACTGTTTTTTATTTTTCATCATATTATGTCCGCCTATACATCCACCCCTACAAATGCTTAACTCTGCAAAAACACCTTTTACAGTTCCCATTTTAATACTATCCAACATATCTATACAATCTTGAGTTCCACTTACAATAGCAGGATATAGCATATTTTTATCTGTAGTTTCCTTAATAGCATTAACTATTTCACCGGCTAATAAAAAGCTTTTTCCTCCTTTAGATACATTTCCATCAAATTCTTCCTCTTGTAGCTCATCTAATTTTATTCCTGAACTATATATCCACTTATTAATTTCATTGAAATTAAGCATTGAATCTATAGTTTTTTCTTCAAATTCGCTAATTTCTATCTTCTTTGCAATACATGGATCAATAAATACTATAAAACTATCTTCCCCATATACTTTTTTAAGGATTTTTGCTTGAGCAATCATAGGTGACACCACAGGAATCATATATTTTATAAGTTCTGGATAATATTTTTGTATCAAATAGTTTGCTGAAGGACAAAATGTAGTTATATAGTTTTCAAGATTACTATTATCTAAATAGTTTTTATAATAATCACCTAAAACATCAATCCCCATATCATTTTCTTCTACAAAAGAAAAACCTAATCTTCTTAAAGCAGCTATTAACTTTCCTTCTTCAACATTAAAATAGCCTGCAAAAGATGGAGTTATACTAGCAATAACCTTTTTATTATCTTTAATAGCTCCTCTAACCTTATCTAAATTACTCACAACTCTTGTAGCATTTTGAGGACATATCTCAAGACAATGCCCACAAGCTATACATCTTTCTTGAATAATCTCAGCTTGTCCATTTTTAAATTTTATGGCTTTTACTAAACAAGCACGTAAACATTTATAACAATTTTTACATCTAGCTTTTGAAAAATTTATATAATTCATTTATCATTTCCTCCTAAGTTGCTAATTCAATCGCCTATATTCTATGTCATTTATTTAACTTATCAATTACTTGTTCTTGAAAAAATTTTTCTAAGCTATTTTCATCAACTGAAAGAACAGAACCATCATCTATTTTAATAGATACTGGCCTACAGCAGTTACCAAGGCAACAAGCACCTTTGATAACCACTTTATCCTCAAGATTATTTTCTTCTATAAGTTTAGTTAACCTATTGATTATATTATAAGATCCCTTAAGATAACACGTACTCCCAACACAAACCGTAATTTCCATATCAAAATCACCCTTCTATCCTAATAACTTTTATTTTTTCCAATAATATTTATCATCACCAGAAATAACCTTCCTTAGCTTATTTAATATAACTTTTGTCTCAGCAGTAGTCTCTCCAAGAAGTCCTGCAATTTCTTGAGCTACTCTCATCTGTTTATCAATTACTTCTTGAGCAACATTTAATGTGTTTTCCTTAACTCTTAGTAACTCTATTTTGTTTTTCTCTTCCTCCATAATATTTATCATAGAAGCTAAAACTAAATTCTGTTTTTTAAGATATACAATATTCTGTATTAAAATAGCATTATATTGTGGATAATCTGCTCTTTTTCCAATTATACTTTTTCCCGTCTCCTTAACCGTTCTAAAATCCTCATCATTAATCAGTACAGATATGGGCTTACCTTTTATTTTTTCATCATTTACCATAAACACTTCCTGAGCAGCAGGATTTATTTCCTTTATATTTAAATCGCCATCTAACAACATGACAATGTTAGGAGTATTTTCAAAAATTACATTACTTAAACTTTCCGCTTTATTTCTCATAAAATGTAGACACATATCAGTCTCTGCCATACCTTCACAAATAGCTTTAGCCTTTTCTCTACAAGTATTGTATCCACATACTCCACAATTCAGTTCATCTTTATCTTCAAATTTCCCCATTTCTTTTAATACTTTTCGTATTTCTTCATTACTAGGTTCTTGTATTTTTAAACTCTTATCTTGAAAATTTCTATGCATATTTAAATCTTTTACTAGATTTTCAGTACACTGCATCTTACCCTGATCACTTAATATACCTTCTCTTTTTTTAATGTAATCCTTTACTTTTGATAATTTTTCATAATAATCTTCATTATTATTTATC from Clostridium sp. MB40-C1 includes these protein-coding regions:
- a CDS encoding [Fe-Fe] hydrogenase large subunit C-terminal domain-containing protein, which codes for MNYINFSKARCKNCYKCLRACLVKAIKFKNGQAEIIQERCIACGHCLEICPQNATRVVSNLDKVRGAIKDNKKVIASITPSFAGYFNVEEGKLIAALRRLGFSFVEENDMGIDVLGDYYKNYLDNSNLENYITTFCPSANYLIQKYYPELIKYMIPVVSPMIAQAKILKKVYGEDSFIVFIDPCIAKKIEISEFEEKTIDSMLNFNEINKWIYSSGIKLDELQEEEFDGNVSKGGKSFLLAGEIVNAIKETTDKNMLYPAIVSGTQDCIDMLDSIKMGTVKGVFAELSICRGGCIGGHNMMKNKKQYYKRLQKTKEYIYKKGLKHNKIDNYKENVLDGISFERKFNKMTFDRPIPSKEDLDKIMKKMGKVAKEDKLNCGVCGYDTCIEKAKAVFEGMAETDMCLHFMRSKAESLSNVVIENTANGIIMVDEDINIVEINPAAQQAFCVQSQNILGRPLSLLIDDSDFRMVRDSGESIIGKKVCYPQYNAAFMINIMYLHKENLILAALTDIMDEEKNKRELNRVKKNTLNAAQDVIERQMRVAQEIAGVLGETTAETKVILNKLRRIVEGEEGEID
- a CDS encoding (2Fe-2S) ferredoxin domain-containing protein is translated as MEITVCVGSTCYLKGSYNIINRLTKLIEENNLEDKVVIKGACCLGNCCRPVSIKIDDGSVLSVDENSLEKFFQEQVIDKLNK